Proteins encoded within one genomic window of Siniperca chuatsi isolate FFG_IHB_CAS linkage group LG4, ASM2008510v1, whole genome shotgun sequence:
- the tnni2a.1 gene encoding troponin I type 2a (skeletal, fast), tandem duplicate 1 isoform X2 yields MSEKKMSSSRKHHLKSLMLSIAKGLLEEEEREREKERTRYMAENCPPVSMPRSMQELQELCREIHHKIDVIDEERYNLEMKVNKSDKEIDDLKIKVQDLMGKFKKPVLRKVRMSADAMLKALLGSKHTVNMDLRANLKQVKKEVKEEDKELRDVVDWRKNIEDKSGMDGRKKMFESEA; encoded by the exons AGTTTGATGCTGTCCATCGCCAAAGGTTtactggaggaggaagagagggagcgagagaaggagaggacgAGGTACATGGCTGAGAACTGCCCTCCTGTGTCCATGCCCAGGAGCATGCAGGAGCTGCAG GAGCTGTGCAGAGAGATCCACCACAAGATCGACGTGATCGATGAGGAGCGATACAACCTGGAGATGAAAGTCAATAAATCCGACAAGGAG ATCGACGACCTGAAGATCAAAGTTCAGGACCTGATGGGCAAGTTCAAGAAGCCCGTCCTGAGGAAAGTACGTATGTCCGCTGACGCCATGCTGAAAGCTCTGCTGGGCTCCAAGCACACGGTCAACATGGACCTGAGGGCCAACCTGAAGCAGGTCAAGAAGGAGGTGAAAGAGGAG GATAAGGAACTTCGTGACGTCGTTGACTGGCGTAAAAACATTGAAGACAAATCTGGCATGGACGGGAGGAAGAAGATGTTTGAGTCTGAGGCTTGA
- the tnni2a.1 gene encoding troponin I type 2a (skeletal, fast), tandem duplicate 1 isoform X1: MFSKLFRKKMSSSRKHHLKSLMLSIAKGLLEEEEREREKERTRYMAENCPPVSMPRSMQELQELCREIHHKIDVIDEERYNLEMKVNKSDKEIDDLKIKVQDLMGKFKKPVLRKVRMSADAMLKALLGSKHTVNMDLRANLKQVKKEVKEEDKELRDVVDWRKNIEDKSGMDGRKKMFESEA, encoded by the exons AGTTTGATGCTGTCCATCGCCAAAGGTTtactggaggaggaagagagggagcgagagaaggagaggacgAGGTACATGGCTGAGAACTGCCCTCCTGTGTCCATGCCCAGGAGCATGCAGGAGCTGCAG GAGCTGTGCAGAGAGATCCACCACAAGATCGACGTGATCGATGAGGAGCGATACAACCTGGAGATGAAAGTCAATAAATCCGACAAGGAG ATCGACGACCTGAAGATCAAAGTTCAGGACCTGATGGGCAAGTTCAAGAAGCCCGTCCTGAGGAAAGTACGTATGTCCGCTGACGCCATGCTGAAAGCTCTGCTGGGCTCCAAGCACACGGTCAACATGGACCTGAGGGCCAACCTGAAGCAGGTCAAGAAGGAGGTGAAAGAGGAG GATAAGGAACTTCGTGACGTCGTTGACTGGCGTAAAAACATTGAAGACAAATCTGGCATGGACGGGAGGAAGAAGATGTTTGAGTCTGAGGCTTGA